A genomic region of Roseateles amylovorans contains the following coding sequences:
- a CDS encoding calcium-binding protein, giving the protein MEKFDPLSIFVQSEVEPLLANKGVSTIDGLSRAGLVEMAKTKGLDVVIDRINVNAVSQVAASGLSVTNVDDYLHRANHLDEYLAQEPHALNRLTKGLQTVDGNWRGELKPLTTSMIYDAAAAYDPITSTTISAAGSTLLKRLGVAGTLIGLGLAAGEAAAQDARGDRKAAIRTMEDWAMDAAASGVGSMIGGALAGLALGALAAAGVTVGAPLTLAAMLAGGMIGGVAGAEAGMSLLDRIRGMFDTAKKTVSPLVLDLDRDGIDTLSVRDTARIHFDHDANGFAERTGWISRSDAFLVRDLDGNGRIDSGRELFGNHTRLSNGATAGNGFIALAELDLNRDGVIDLEEAAHARLLLWRDANSNGITDDGELLTLAEAGVASLLVNYTHSNRVDASGNAHRQLGFFVAADGAKVAMNDVWFAADLALTVNQQPLELSEAILALPEIAGMGGVPSLRQAMARDDSGQLQRLVEEWVAADATARPSLMENLIFHWAGVQDADPASRWSASNGLGDSRRLLALERWLGESFKQASSNSQDPRPDASGFLRQAFELLAFSLERELLLQTDYARLLNRPDLILWDTTQQTFAVDQRALLDLLADRHAALWADSPYAAMRDLWQLGQALRELGAGGKVLVDALQAEATARGDRFGQLLNSTFNTSEATILNVQRDASRWTYLEEGIAHVAILGGEQSEVLSAGAGNDELYGGAGNDRLFGNHGDDILHGGSGDDHLEGGAGDDTLHGGTGNDYLEGGTGRDTYRFHLGDGQDRIYNYDGGRTAASLLDEDYDQLVLGEGLSAATTRISRQGDHLTLSWASGDSVTIQYYFASPTYRMPIQFAEGVTWRMQDIASQLNYIGTDASETMTGVAGYTNRIDGRGGNDTIRGGDLADVLSGGDGNDSLYGGAGDDTLHGGTGNDYLEGGTGRDIYRFHLGDGQDRIYNYDGGRPAASLLDEDYDQLVLGEGLSAAETRTSRQGEHLTLSWASGDSVTIQYYFASPTYRMPIQFAEGVTWRMQDIASQLNYIGNDASETMTGVTGYSNRIDGRGGNDTIRGGDLADVLSGGDGNDSLYGGAGDDTLHGGTGNDYLEGGTGRDTYRFHLGDGQDRIYNDDGGRTAASLLDEDYDQLVLGEGLSAAETRTSRQGEHLTLSWASGDSVTIQYYFASPTYRMPIQFAEGVTWRMQDIASQLNYIGNDASETMTGVTGYTNRIHGRGGADTLRGGALADVLSGDDGNDVLDGGAGDDILMGGTGNDQLYGGVGNDLFLFRPGDGADVISYSDSLEMRGNDVDTLLLGRGLNAADTMLSRQGLDLQLSWGGADAITVRRFFAAGETLVDRIVFADGAVWSQSAVSQALTGVEGTVSSAALALSEESEDETLAALLMRVSSQGLDPSAWMNTATAAPVLMA; this is encoded by the coding sequence ATGGAGAAGTTTGATCCGCTAAGCATATTTGTCCAGTCCGAAGTCGAGCCGCTGCTTGCAAACAAGGGAGTTTCGACCATTGACGGTCTCTCCCGCGCCGGACTTGTAGAGATGGCCAAAACCAAAGGCTTGGACGTCGTCATTGACCGCATCAATGTGAATGCGGTCTCGCAAGTGGCTGCCAGCGGTCTCTCGGTAACCAATGTTGACGACTATCTTCACCGGGCCAACCACCTCGACGAATATCTCGCGCAGGAGCCCCACGCTCTGAACCGATTGACGAAAGGTCTGCAAACCGTCGACGGCAATTGGCGTGGCGAACTTAAGCCGCTCACCACGTCGATGATCTACGACGCGGCAGCCGCTTACGACCCAATAACCTCCACCACCATTTCGGCTGCAGGAAGCACGCTGCTCAAGCGGCTCGGCGTCGCCGGCACCTTGATCGGACTGGGGCTGGCCGCTGGCGAAGCCGCTGCTCAGGACGCCCGTGGCGATCGCAAAGCCGCCATCCGTACGATGGAAGACTGGGCGATGGACGCTGCCGCCTCCGGCGTCGGCTCAATGATCGGCGGCGCGCTTGCGGGCTTGGCGCTCGGCGCCTTGGCCGCGGCAGGCGTCACTGTCGGCGCACCGCTGACCCTCGCCGCGATGCTCGCTGGCGGAATGATCGGCGGCGTCGCCGGCGCAGAGGCCGGCATGTCCCTGCTCGACCGCATCCGTGGCATGTTCGACACCGCGAAGAAGACCGTGTCCCCCCTGGTGCTGGACCTGGACCGCGATGGCATCGACACCCTGTCCGTCCGCGACACCGCACGCATCCACTTCGACCACGACGCCAACGGCTTTGCCGAGCGCACCGGTTGGATCTCGCGCAGCGACGCCTTCCTGGTGCGCGACCTCGATGGCAACGGCCGCATCGACTCGGGCCGGGAGCTGTTCGGCAATCACACCCGCCTGTCCAACGGCGCCACCGCCGGCAACGGCTTCATCGCCCTGGCCGAACTCGACCTGAACCGCGACGGCGTGATCGATCTCGAAGAAGCCGCCCACGCCCGGCTGCTGCTTTGGCGCGATGCCAACAGCAACGGCATCACCGACGACGGCGAGTTGCTGACGCTCGCTGAGGCCGGCGTAGCGTCGCTGCTGGTGAACTACACCCACAGCAACCGCGTCGACGCCAGCGGCAATGCGCACCGACAGCTGGGCTTCTTCGTCGCCGCCGACGGGGCCAAGGTCGCGATGAACGATGTCTGGTTCGCGGCCGATCTGGCGCTGACGGTGAACCAGCAGCCGCTTGAATTGTCTGAAGCGATCCTCGCGCTGCCGGAAATCGCCGGCATGGGCGGCGTGCCCAGCCTGCGGCAGGCCATGGCCCGCGATGACAGCGGCCAGTTGCAGCGACTGGTCGAGGAATGGGTCGCCGCCGATGCGACGGCGCGGCCATCCTTGATGGAAAACCTGATCTTTCATTGGGCAGGCGTCCAGGATGCCGACCCCGCTTCTCGATGGAGCGCCAGCAACGGTCTGGGCGATTCACGTCGGCTGCTGGCGTTGGAGCGCTGGCTGGGTGAGTCGTTCAAGCAGGCGTCGTCCAATAGCCAGGACCCAAGGCCGGATGCCTCTGGCTTTCTGCGGCAAGCCTTCGAGTTGCTGGCGTTCTCGTTGGAGCGCGAGCTGCTGCTGCAGACGGACTATGCCCGGCTGCTCAATCGCCCCGACCTCATTCTGTGGGACACCACCCAGCAGACCTTCGCGGTCGACCAACGAGCCTTGCTCGATCTCCTGGCCGATCGCCATGCCGCGCTCTGGGCCGACTCGCCCTATGCCGCCATGCGGGATCTCTGGCAACTGGGCCAGGCACTGCGTGAACTCGGCGCCGGTGGGAAGGTCCTGGTCGATGCCCTGCAAGCCGAGGCGACCGCCCGCGGGGACCGGTTCGGACAGCTGCTCAACAGCACCTTCAACACCAGCGAAGCAACCATCCTCAACGTCCAGCGCGACGCGAGCCGCTGGACGTATCTCGAGGAAGGCATCGCCCACGTCGCCATCTTGGGTGGCGAGCAGAGTGAGGTGCTGTCGGCAGGCGCGGGCAACGATGAGTTGTACGGCGGGGCAGGCAACGATCGCCTATTCGGGAATCATGGTGATGACATCCTGCATGGCGGCTCAGGCGACGACCATCTCGAAGGCGGCGCCGGAGACGACACGCTGCACGGTGGAACTGGCAACGACTACCTCGAGGGCGGTACCGGCCGCGACACCTATCGCTTCCACTTGGGCGATGGACAGGATCGCATCTACAACTACGACGGCGGACGGACCGCCGCCTCCTTGCTCGATGAGGACTACGACCAATTGGTGCTCGGCGAAGGGCTGTCTGCGGCAACCACCCGGATCAGCCGCCAGGGTGATCATCTGACCCTGTCTTGGGCAAGCGGCGATTCGGTCACCATCCAGTACTACTTCGCGAGCCCAACCTACCGCATGCCCATCCAGTTCGCAGAGGGAGTGACCTGGCGCATGCAGGACATCGCGTCCCAGCTGAACTACATCGGCACCGACGCGTCGGAGACGATGACGGGCGTGGCCGGCTACACCAACCGCATCGATGGCCGCGGCGGCAACGACACGATCAGGGGCGGCGATCTGGCAGACGTTCTGTCGGGCGGCGATGGCAACGACTCGCTCTATGGCGGCGCCGGAGACGACACGCTGCACGGTGGAACTGGCAACGATTACCTCGAGGGCGGCACCGGCCGCGACATCTATCGCTTCCACTTGGGCGATGGACAGGATCGCATCTACAACTACGACGGCGGCCGGCCCGCTGCCTCCTTGCTCGATGAGGACTACGACCAATTGGTCCTCGGCGAAGGGCTGTCCGCAGCAGAGACTCGGACCAGCCGCCAGGGCGAGCATCTGACCCTGTCCTGGGCAAGCGGCGATTCGGTCACCATCCAGTACTACTTCGCGAGCCCAACCTACCGCATGCCCATCCAGTTCGCAGAGGGAGTGACCTGGCGCATGCAGGACATCGCGTCCCAGCTGAACTACATCGGCAACGACGCGTCGGAGACGATGACGGGCGTGACCGGCTACAGCAACCGCATCGATGGCCGCGGCGGCAACGACACGATCAGGGGCGGCGATCTGGCAGACGTTCTGTCGGGCGGCGATGGCAACGACTCGCTCTATGGCGGCGCCGGAGACGACACGCTGCACGGTGGAACTGGCAACGATTACCTCGAAGGCGGCACCGGCCGCGACACCTATCGCTTCCACTTGGGCGATGGACAGGATCGCATCTACAACGACGACGGCGGCCGGACCGCCGCCTCCTTGCTCGATGAGGACTACGACCAATTGGTCCTTGGCGAGGGGCTGTCCGCAGCAGAGACTCGGACCAGCCGCCAGGGCGAGCATCTGACCCTGTCCTGGGCAAGCGGCGATTCGGTCACCATCCAGTACTACTTCGCGAGCCCAACCTACCGCATGCCCATCCAGTTCGCAGAGGGAGTGACCTGGCGCATGCAGGACATCGCGTCCCAGCTGAACTACATCGGCAACGACGCGTCGGAGACGATGACGGGCGTGACCGGCTACACCAACCGCATCCACGGCCGCGGCGGTGCCGACACCCTTCGTGGCGGCGCGTTGGCGGATGTGCTCAGCGGCGATGACGGCAACGACGTGCTTGACGGCGGGGCGGGCGACGACATCCTGATGGGCGGTACCGGCAATGACCAACTCTATGGCGGCGTTGGCAACGACCTCTTCCTGTTCCGCCCGGGGGACGGTGCGGATGTCATCTCCTACAGCGATTCGCTGGAAATGCGCGGAAACGACGTCGACACGCTTCTGCTGGGCCGGGGCCTGAATGCTGCCGACACGATGTTGTCACGCCAAGGCCTGGACCTCCAGTTGTCCTGGGGCGGCGCCGACGCCATCACCGTTCGCCGGTTCTTCGCTGCGGGCGAGACCTTGGTGGATCGGATCGTGTTCGCCGATGGCGCGGTGTGGTCTCAGTCCGCGGTGTCGCAGGCATTGACGGGTGTCGAGGGCACGGTGAGTTCGGCGGCGCTTGCACTTTCAGAGGAGTCGGAGGACGAGACACTCGCCGCCTTGCTGATGCGTGTGTCATCGCAGGGCCTCGATCCTTCTGCCTGGATGAACACCGCCACCGCGGCGCCCGTGCTGATGGCTTGA
- a CDS encoding substrate-binding periplasmic protein, with product MEHRRRQLLQLAASATLAGCGMARAAAASVAAGGAARPVSVVGTTFSRLFEPASASPGGPPVQGLAVDLLDAILLPAGFAPRYELLPWLRAQSMIEHGPADILVGPYRTPEREKRMRFSQLPFYEDALVFYVRSGQQDLWRDEFASLRRWRVGAVQGWVYGERFDQARSALSVTSVRDLSTALRMLQRGRLDLVAANQRNSEPVIQELGLTDQVQLCAPPFARLRGHFAFSLEPQGAAWHRLVDAGMQRLRASGELQQLARRRGVTLPD from the coding sequence ATGGAGCATCGCCGCCGCCAACTGCTTCAACTCGCCGCCTCCGCCACCCTGGCGGGCTGCGGCATGGCCCGCGCTGCAGCCGCCAGCGTTGCTGCCGGTGGGGCGGCGCGGCCGGTGTCGGTGGTCGGCACCACCTTCTCCCGCTTGTTCGAGCCGGCCTCCGCCAGCCCAGGCGGCCCGCCCGTGCAAGGACTGGCGGTCGACCTGCTGGACGCGATCCTCCTGCCCGCCGGCTTTGCGCCACGGTATGAGCTGCTGCCCTGGTTGCGTGCGCAGTCCATGATCGAACACGGTCCGGCGGACATCCTCGTCGGTCCTTATCGAACGCCGGAGCGGGAAAAGCGGATGCGCTTCTCTCAGCTGCCGTTCTATGAGGATGCGTTGGTGTTCTATGTGCGCAGCGGCCAGCAGGACCTCTGGCGCGACGAATTCGCCAGCCTGCGGCGCTGGCGCGTCGGTGCGGTGCAGGGCTGGGTGTATGGGGAGCGATTCGATCAGGCCCGCAGCGCGCTCAGCGTGACGTCCGTGCGCGACCTGTCCACCGCCTTGCGGATGCTGCAGCGGGGCCGGCTGGACCTGGTGGCGGCCAATCAGCGCAATTCAGAACCAGTGATCCAGGAATTGGGCCTGACCGATCAGGTCCAACTGTGTGCACCGCCCTTTGCGCGACTGCGAGGGCACTTTGCCTTCAGCCTGGAGCCGCAGGGCGCCGCCTGGCACCGCCTCGTGGACGCCGGCATGCAGCGCCTGCGTGCCAGCGGCGAACTGCAGCAACTGGCCAGGCGACGCGGCGTCACCCTGCCGGACTGA
- a CDS encoding DUF1304 domain-containing protein, which translates to MNTAANIVIALVALIHVYILVLEMFLWTKPTGRKAFGLTPEFAQASKVLAANQGLYNGFLAAGLLWGLTLGAAGGPVKLFFLVCVLVAGVYGAATASRKILFVQALPALVGVILLTMAG; encoded by the coding sequence ATGAACACAGCTGCCAACATCGTCATTGCCCTCGTGGCCCTCATCCATGTCTACATCCTGGTGCTGGAGATGTTTCTCTGGACCAAGCCGACCGGGCGCAAGGCCTTCGGACTGACGCCGGAGTTCGCGCAGGCGAGCAAGGTGCTGGCCGCCAACCAGGGCCTGTACAACGGTTTCCTGGCCGCTGGCCTGCTCTGGGGGCTGACGCTGGGCGCGGCGGGTGGGCCGGTGAAGCTGTTCTTCCTGGTCTGTGTGCTGGTGGCCGGCGTCTACGGCGCGGCGACTGCCAGCCGCAAGATTCTCTTCGTCCAGGCCCTGCCGGCGTTGGTCGGTGTGATCCTGCTGACGATGGCGGGCTGA
- a CDS encoding ATP-dependent helicase, translating into MSEAMLNPAQLAAVHHLEGPCLVIAGAGSGKTRVITQKIAKLLSVGYRPKNIAAITFTNKASQEMRERAKHLVGNKAGQELVISTFHSLGVRILREDGRHLGLKEQFSILDSDDVLSVLRDAGGTTDAATAKSWQWTISLWKNQNLSAQQALAYAKDDNERAAAVVMQRYQERLTAYQAVDFDDLIGMPLKLLQTFDEARGKWQETLRYVLVDEYQDTNAVQYELLKCLVGERAMFTAVGDDDQSIYGWRGATIENLKKLPVDFPQLKIIPLEQNYRSTSAILRAANNVIGSNPKLFPKTLWSEFGEGDPITLIEADGEEHEAERAVARIQSILANHPTTKFSDFAILYRANHQARIFEQALRRAEIPYKVSGGQSFFDKSEIKDLCAWLRLLVNQDDDPAFLRAVTTPKRGIGHQTLGHLSDFSTKWKLSMFESLFAESLKATLSSKALHGLHEFGRYIVDLEYRARHAVGAEEGKALMMEWLKDIGYEQHLMDSEENEKVAVARWGNVLDFVDWVAKRCGGEISTEGGITTESPRQSLLEVAQTISVILSLAERKEEQDQVVLTTLHASKGLEWPHVVLAGVNEGLLPFKSEDEDMTPARVEEERRLMYVGITRARRTLAVSTLRRRKKNRETVVGIPSRFIAEMKLHESGIKEDPREKLKRMREQLAAKAEASAAAQAAAKKLG; encoded by the coding sequence ATGTCCGAAGCCATGCTCAACCCCGCCCAACTGGCGGCCGTGCACCACCTGGAAGGACCCTGCCTGGTGATCGCGGGCGCCGGCTCGGGCAAGACCCGGGTGATCACCCAGAAGATCGCCAAGCTGCTGTCGGTCGGCTATCGGCCGAAGAACATTGCCGCCATCACCTTCACCAACAAGGCCTCGCAGGAAATGCGGGAGCGGGCCAAGCATCTGGTCGGCAACAAGGCCGGGCAGGAACTGGTGATCTCGACCTTCCACTCGCTGGGGGTGCGCATCCTGCGCGAGGACGGTCGGCACCTGGGCCTCAAGGAACAGTTCTCCATCCTGGATTCCGACGATGTGCTGTCGGTCCTGCGGGATGCCGGCGGCACCACCGACGCGGCCACCGCCAAGTCCTGGCAGTGGACCATCTCGCTGTGGAAAAACCAGAACCTCAGCGCACAGCAGGCCCTGGCCTATGCAAAGGACGACAACGAGCGCGCTGCCGCCGTGGTCATGCAGCGCTACCAGGAGCGGCTGACCGCCTACCAGGCGGTGGACTTCGACGATCTGATCGGCATGCCGCTCAAGCTGCTGCAGACCTTCGATGAAGCGCGTGGCAAGTGGCAGGAAACCCTGCGCTATGTGCTGGTCGATGAATACCAGGATACGAACGCGGTCCAGTATGAGCTGCTGAAGTGCCTGGTCGGCGAGCGCGCCATGTTCACCGCAGTGGGCGATGACGACCAGTCCATCTACGGCTGGCGCGGCGCGACCATCGAGAACCTGAAGAAGCTGCCGGTGGATTTCCCGCAGCTCAAGATCATTCCGCTGGAGCAGAACTACCGCTCCACCAGCGCGATCCTGCGGGCGGCGAACAACGTCATCGGCTCCAATCCGAAGCTGTTTCCCAAGACGCTGTGGAGCGAATTCGGCGAGGGCGATCCCATCACCCTGATCGAGGCCGACGGCGAAGAGCACGAGGCCGAGCGCGCCGTAGCCCGGATCCAGTCCATCCTGGCCAATCATCCGACGACCAAGTTCTCCGACTTCGCCATCCTGTACCGCGCCAATCACCAGGCCCGGATCTTCGAGCAGGCCCTGCGACGGGCCGAGATCCCCTACAAGGTGTCCGGCGGTCAGAGCTTCTTCGACAAGTCCGAGATCAAGGACCTCTGCGCCTGGCTGCGCCTGCTGGTCAACCAGGACGACGATCCGGCGTTCCTGCGCGCGGTCACCACGCCCAAGCGCGGCATCGGTCACCAGACGCTGGGCCATCTGAGCGACTTCTCCACCAAGTGGAAGCTGTCGATGTTCGAGTCGCTGTTCGCTGAATCGCTGAAGGCGACCCTCTCCAGCAAGGCGCTGCACGGACTGCATGAGTTCGGGCGCTACATCGTCGATCTGGAATACCGGGCGCGTCATGCGGTCGGCGCCGAGGAAGGCAAGGCGCTGATGATGGAGTGGCTCAAGGACATCGGCTATGAGCAGCACCTCATGGACAGCGAGGAGAACGAGAAGGTCGCGGTCGCGCGCTGGGGCAATGTGCTCGATTTCGTCGACTGGGTCGCCAAGCGCTGCGGCGGCGAAATCTCCACCGAAGGCGGCATCACCACCGAAAGCCCGCGGCAATCGTTGCTCGAGGTGGCGCAGACCATCAGCGTGATCCTCTCGCTGGCCGAGCGCAAGGAGGAGCAGGACCAGGTCGTGCTCACCACGCTGCATGCGTCCAAGGGTCTGGAATGGCCGCATGTGGTGCTGGCCGGCGTCAACGAGGGGCTGCTGCCCTTCAAGTCCGAGGACGAGGACATGACGCCCGCCCGGGTCGAGGAAGAGCGCCGGCTGATGTATGTGGGCATCACCCGGGCGCGACGCACGCTGGCGGTGTCCACGCTGCGGCGTCGCAAGAAGAACCGCGAAACCGTGGTCGGCATTCCCAGCCGCTTCATCGCCGAGATGAAGCTGCATGAGAGCGGCATCAAGGAAGACCCGCGGGAGAAGCTCAAGCGCATGCGCGAGCAGCTCGCCGCCAAGGCCGAGGCGAGCGCCGCCGCACAGGCGGCGGCGAAGAAGCTGGGCTGA
- a CDS encoding lysoplasmalogenase: MTASVAKPQVALPLLTLISATVAILALSQPPQLPQGLGFVFKPLTTLLILFYALRRGSDQPRLARWLRAGLLCSLVGDIALLWPEQGFLPGLVSFLVAHVCYVVGFCTQVRAGAVRWPFLMFGVIAATVLGSLWAHVPAELRAPVVVYVLALSGMAAQAWAWWRRRVGQADEPRARWAAWGGTLFVLSDAMLAIHKFAGPMEMASFWVLASYWPAQWCIASSLRAPASMRMAA, encoded by the coding sequence ATGACCGCTTCCGTCGCCAAGCCCCAGGTCGCGTTGCCTTTGCTGACCCTGATCAGCGCCACCGTCGCCATCCTTGCCTTGTCCCAGCCGCCGCAGTTGCCGCAAGGGCTGGGCTTCGTCTTCAAGCCGCTGACCACGCTGCTGATCCTGTTCTACGCGCTCAGACGCGGCAGTGATCAACCGCGCCTGGCGCGCTGGCTGCGCGCCGGTCTGCTGTGCTCGCTGGTGGGCGACATCGCCCTGTTGTGGCCGGAGCAAGGCTTTCTGCCGGGGCTGGTGAGTTTCCTGGTGGCGCATGTCTGCTATGTCGTGGGCTTCTGCACCCAGGTCAGGGCGGGGGCGGTGCGCTGGCCCTTCCTGATGTTCGGCGTGATCGCCGCCACCGTGCTGGGCAGTCTGTGGGCGCATGTGCCCGCCGAGCTGCGCGCGCCGGTGGTGGTGTATGTGCTGGCGCTGTCCGGCATGGCCGCCCAGGCCTGGGCCTGGTGGCGCCGTCGTGTGGGGCAGGCTGATGAACCCCGCGCCCGTTGGGCCGCTTGGGGGGGCACCTTGTTCGTGTTGTCGGATGCGATGCTGGCCATTCACAAGTTTGCCGGTCCGATGGAGATGGCCAGCTTCTGGGTGCTGGCCAGCTACTGGCCGGCCCAGTGGTGCATCGCCAGCAGCTTGCGCGCCCCGGCGTCGATGCGGATGGCGGCATGA